One window of the Amycolatopsis mediterranei genome contains the following:
- a CDS encoding MFS transporter — MSQSVSNHESRTSLADYRTALTTRAARWPAVASVLARLPIAMIGISALLYVQRETGSFAIAGLVSAGSLVGVSVGAVVQGRLIDRFGPTRPLLTVAVLLALSMSALVTAIESHAATAVLVSLAALTGLTEPMVGSASRALWGRLLPPGAPRNAAYSYEAISMEVFFILGPGVAGLLVMAPWAGTGLVLGVALQFTGAVLFALSPVVRAWRPASGPSGSLLGALASPGMRTLAIAALGFGVVIGFVEVAVPAAATEAGHASVGGLLLSAWSLSSVAFGVAYSLRPWPRQLGLRLPVLLGGFGALVALLAWPSSLWGLALMMLLAGALITPQSTAHSTAIEVVAPSGTAAEAFGWVLTAVTLGLAAGQSISGYVVEHAGPGTAFLAASVAGLVLALVVWLLRGTVRSSRSAPVPELVNA; from the coding sequence GTGTCCCAGTCTGTCTCGAACCACGAAAGCCGCACGTCCCTCGCCGACTACCGCACCGCGCTGACCACCCGCGCGGCCCGGTGGCCCGCCGTCGCGTCCGTGCTCGCGCGCCTGCCGATCGCCATGATCGGCATCTCGGCCCTGCTCTACGTCCAGCGCGAGACGGGTTCCTTCGCCATCGCCGGGCTCGTCTCGGCCGGTTCACTCGTCGGTGTGTCGGTGGGTGCGGTGGTGCAGGGCAGGCTGATCGACCGGTTCGGGCCGACCCGGCCGCTGCTCACCGTCGCCGTCCTGCTGGCGCTGTCGATGAGCGCGCTGGTCACGGCCATCGAGTCGCACGCCGCGACCGCCGTGCTGGTCTCGCTCGCCGCCCTCACCGGGCTGACCGAGCCGATGGTCGGGTCGGCCTCGCGGGCGCTGTGGGGACGGCTGCTCCCGCCGGGCGCCCCGCGCAACGCCGCCTACTCGTACGAGGCGATAAGCATGGAGGTCTTCTTCATCCTCGGCCCCGGCGTGGCCGGGCTGCTGGTCATGGCGCCCTGGGCGGGCACCGGCCTGGTGCTCGGGGTCGCCCTGCAGTTCACCGGCGCGGTGCTGTTCGCCTTGAGCCCCGTGGTGCGGGCGTGGCGCCCGGCTTCGGGTCCTTCGGGGTCGCTGCTGGGCGCGCTGGCCAGTCCGGGCATGCGCACGCTGGCCATCGCCGCACTGGGCTTCGGCGTAGTGATCGGGTTCGTCGAGGTCGCCGTGCCGGCGGCGGCCACCGAAGCGGGCCACGCGTCCGTGGGTGGCCTGCTGCTGTCGGCGTGGTCGCTGAGCTCGGTCGCGTTCGGCGTCGCCTACAGCCTGCGCCCGTGGCCGCGGCAGCTGGGCCTACGGCTGCCGGTGCTGCTCGGCGGGTTCGGTGCGCTGGTCGCGCTGCTCGCGTGGCCGTCCTCGCTGTGGGGCCTGGCGCTGATGATGCTGCTGGCGGGCGCGTTGATCACGCCGCAGTCGACGGCCCACTCGACGGCGATCGAGGTGGTCGCGCCGTCCGGGACCGCGGCCGAGGCGTTCGGCTGGGTGCTCACGGCCGTGACGCTGGGGCTGGCGGCCGGCCAGTCGATCAGCGGGTACGTCGTCGAGCACGCCGGCCCGGGCACGGCCTTCCTGGCGGCGAGCGTGGCCGGGCTGGTGCTCGCGCTGGTCGTGTGGCTGCTGCGCGGCACGGTCCGCTCTTCCCGGTCCGCTCCGGTTCCCGAGCTGGTCAACGCGTAG
- a CDS encoding DNA polymerase III subunit beta has translation MDVTAPAHRLSAAVSAASRLLPARAGLRLEAAAAGLTVAGVASDLAVRFGCPATTHTDGSVVVPAAPLVETLKVLDTELVRLVVEGSRLALRLDNARFALPLLPESGAVSDPPAKVSEVDGAAFASALRIVAGTAAKDDPLPLFTGVRVQAAGAGLTLTASDRYRMAVARLPLSSPGSLDVLVPAALLSEAARQARGRVGLHVGPGRFGVSWPEGLVATAVLDAGFLSEDSIPSGTVDTTVSLPADALAAAVRRVGVYAEDRRVLTLEVGDAQVRLASARQDTGEAEETLKADVSGGRTSPSFQARYLLDALAAFAGEQVVLSIQPGMRACILRAAEPGEVALAYYLMPMLPR, from the coding sequence ATGGACGTCACCGCGCCTGCCCACCGCCTCTCGGCGGCCGTCTCCGCCGCGTCACGCCTGCTGCCCGCCCGCGCCGGGCTGCGGTTGGAGGCGGCCGCGGCCGGGCTGACGGTCGCCGGTGTCGCGTCGGACCTCGCCGTTCGGTTCGGCTGCCCCGCGACCACGCACACCGACGGTTCGGTCGTCGTCCCCGCGGCCCCGCTGGTGGAGACGCTGAAGGTGCTCGACACGGAGCTGGTCCGCCTGGTCGTCGAAGGCTCGCGCCTGGCGTTGCGGCTGGACAACGCCCGGTTCGCGCTGCCGCTGCTGCCCGAATCCGGTGCGGTTTCGGACCCGCCCGCCAAGGTGTCCGAAGTGGACGGAGCGGCGTTCGCCTCGGCGTTGCGGATCGTCGCGGGCACGGCGGCGAAGGACGACCCGCTGCCGCTGTTCACGGGGGTCCGCGTGCAGGCCGCCGGCGCCGGCCTGACGCTGACGGCGTCCGACCGCTACCGGATGGCGGTGGCGCGGCTGCCGCTGTCTTCGCCGGGTTCGTTGGACGTCCTGGTCCCGGCGGCCCTGCTGTCGGAAGCGGCCCGGCAGGCGCGTGGCCGGGTGGGCCTGCACGTGGGCCCGGGCCGGTTCGGGGTGAGCTGGCCGGAAGGCCTGGTCGCGACGGCGGTCCTCGACGCGGGCTTCCTGTCGGAGGACTCGATCCCCTCGGGCACGGTGGACACCACGGTGAGCCTTCCGGCGGACGCCTTGGCGGCGGCCGTCCGCCGGGTGGGGGTGTACGCGGAGGACAGGCGCGTGCTGACGCTGGAGGTCGGCGACGCCCAGGTCCGGCTGGCGAGCGCGCGGCAGGACACGGGCGAGGCGGAGGAGACGCTGAAGGCCGACGTCAGCGGCGGGCGGACGTCGCCGTCGTTCCAGGCGCGGTACCTGCTGGACGCGTTGGCGGCGTTCGCGGGCGAGCAGGTGGTGCTGTCGATCCAGCCGGGGATGCGCGCGTGCATCCTGCGGGCCGCGGAGCCCGGGGAGGTGGCGCTGGCGTACTACCTCATGCCGATGCTGCCCCGGTAG
- a CDS encoding Lrp/AsnC family transcriptional regulator: MSTLVTACGRSESTVRRRLEVLRSSGALYFDVEVDAALLGYPLTATLWLTVAPSALESAGRALAGHPQVAFAAATTGPANLVANVGCRDDAALYAYLADDLGGLPGVRQVETAPMIRTLKRFGTV; this comes from the coding sequence ATGTCGACATTGGTGACGGCTTGCGGACGCTCGGAGTCGACGGTCCGCCGGCGGCTGGAGGTGTTGCGCTCATCGGGAGCGCTGTACTTCGACGTGGAGGTGGACGCGGCCCTGCTGGGCTACCCGCTGACCGCAACGCTGTGGCTGACGGTGGCGCCATCGGCGTTGGAGTCGGCGGGCCGCGCGCTGGCGGGCCACCCCCAGGTGGCGTTCGCGGCGGCCACGACAGGCCCGGCCAACCTGGTGGCGAACGTGGGGTGCCGCGACGACGCGGCGTTGTACGCGTACTTGGCCGACGACCTCGGCGGGCTGCCGGGAGTGCGGCAGGTGGAGACGGCGCCGATGATCCGGACGCTGAAGCGCTTCGGCACCGTGTAG
- a CDS encoding AsnC family protein, translating into MESGLLDELDRRLAHALQLDGRASFSTIASVLGVSDQPPWLATVEPTCRHW; encoded by the coding sequence GTGGAATCCGGGCTCCTGGACGAGCTGGACCGCCGCTTGGCGCACGCGTTGCAGCTGGACGGCCGGGCGTCGTTCAGCACGATCGCTTCGGTGCTGGGTGTCTCGGACCAGCCGCCCTGGCTCGCGACGGTCGAGCCGACATGTCGACATTGGTGA
- a CDS encoding VOC family protein has product MHIDHTVFLTRNHADTWRRYEQLGFTLSPPSRHFAAVSDQSEPVPSCTANRCAYFGGSFLELIGIVDEEAGDPWRVLPILDARGNGLHGCSFGVGDSGEAERRLREAGLSCSGVLQLHRDVELPEGTRTARFRSVHIRRDRTPEGILHGWSTSSGRATSTPSCPANPRGSCRTSPPTASRWQISRKRGS; this is encoded by the coding sequence ATGCACATCGACCACACGGTCTTCCTGACCAGGAACCACGCGGACACCTGGCGGCGCTACGAACAACTCGGCTTCACGCTGAGCCCGCCGTCGCGGCACTTCGCGGCCGTCAGCGACCAGAGCGAACCGGTTCCGAGCTGCACCGCGAACCGCTGCGCCTACTTCGGCGGCTCGTTCCTCGAACTGATCGGGATCGTCGACGAGGAAGCCGGCGACCCGTGGCGCGTGCTGCCGATTCTGGACGCCCGCGGCAACGGCCTGCACGGCTGTTCCTTCGGCGTCGGCGACTCCGGGGAAGCCGAGCGCAGACTTCGCGAAGCCGGACTTTCCTGCTCGGGCGTGTTGCAGCTGCACCGTGACGTCGAACTGCCGGAAGGCACCCGCACCGCGCGCTTCCGCAGTGTCCACATCAGACGGGACCGCACCCCCGAGGGCATCCTGCACGGCTGGTCGACATCATCGGGACGAGCGACCTCGACGCCGTCCTGCCCGGCGAACCCCCGCGGGAGCTGCCGTACTTCGCCGCCCACGGCGTCGCGGTGGCAGATCTCGCGAAAGCGCGGAAGCTGA
- a CDS encoding carboxylesterase family protein, with translation MIVETTTGRVRGTHGAFKGIPYATAKRFEAPKPPKPWSGVKDALEAGPAAPQPPSRLEHALGPMPLPQSEDCLFLNVFTPSTTGSRPVLVWIHGGGFSSGSGGQIWYTGTRLARDADAVVVTLNYRLGVLGFLSAEGIPPNLGIADQLAALEWVRDNIAGFGGNPAEITLGGQSAGAQSTLALWSSRRVNGLVKRIALQSAPLGMRPSTPDEATRKARMLQRELGEDIRTAPVARLIAAQLAVSGEPGSIEPPFQLVADDDLVATDLVEAAPTGPALISWTREELRAFVPDAPQDAIDEANGFFTSDRLAKKLGAFTYRFDWQAPGNRFGACHCIDIPFLFGTHDVWDAPMLEGAPKGLENETGLREVWAAFLHGERPSALTPPKLKPTLP, from the coding sequence ATGATCGTCGAAACCACCACCGGCCGGGTCCGCGGCACGCACGGCGCGTTCAAGGGCATCCCGTACGCCACCGCGAAACGCTTCGAAGCACCGAAGCCGCCGAAGCCGTGGAGTGGCGTCAAAGACGCGCTCGAAGCCGGACCCGCCGCACCGCAGCCTCCGTCGCGGCTGGAACACGCCCTCGGCCCGATGCCTCTGCCGCAGAGCGAAGACTGCCTCTTCCTCAACGTCTTCACGCCGTCGACCACCGGAAGCCGTCCGGTACTGGTGTGGATCCACGGCGGTGGGTTCTCCAGCGGCTCCGGCGGTCAGATCTGGTACACCGGCACGCGCCTGGCCCGCGACGCCGACGCCGTCGTCGTGACGCTCAACTACCGCCTGGGCGTGCTCGGCTTCCTGAGCGCCGAGGGGATCCCGCCCAACCTCGGGATCGCCGATCAGCTCGCCGCACTGGAATGGGTGCGGGACAACATCGCCGGGTTCGGCGGGAACCCGGCCGAAATCACCCTCGGCGGGCAGTCGGCCGGGGCGCAGTCGACGCTCGCGCTGTGGTCGTCGCGGCGCGTGAACGGCCTCGTCAAGCGGATCGCCTTGCAGAGCGCGCCGCTGGGCATGCGACCGTCCACACCGGACGAAGCAACCCGGAAAGCCCGCATGCTGCAGCGAGAACTCGGCGAGGACATCCGCACGGCCCCGGTTGCCCGGCTGATCGCCGCCCAGCTCGCGGTCTCCGGCGAGCCCGGCTCGATCGAACCGCCGTTCCAGCTGGTCGCCGACGACGACCTCGTCGCAACCGACCTCGTCGAAGCCGCCCCGACCGGGCCCGCGTTGATCAGCTGGACGCGAGAGGAACTACGCGCCTTCGTCCCCGACGCGCCCCAAGACGCGATCGACGAAGCGAACGGTTTCTTCACCAGCGACCGGCTGGCGAAGAAACTCGGCGCCTTCACCTACCGCTTCGACTGGCAGGCTCCGGGCAACCGGTTCGGCGCCTGCCACTGCATCGACATCCCGTTCCTCTTCGGCACCCACGACGTCTGGGACGCGCCCATGCTCGAAGGCGCCCCGAAGGGCCTGGAGAACGAGACCGGCCTGCGCGAAGTGTGGGCCGCCTTCCTCCACGGAGAACGGCCCAGCGCACTCACTCCGCCGAAGCTGAAGCCGACGCTGCCTTGA
- a CDS encoding glutaredoxin domain-containing protein has protein sequence MSNVEVEFYWRPGCGFCAALERPLSKSGFNVRAINIWEDPAAAARVREVANGNETVPTVIVGSRAMVNPSFAEVEAAVKAASASASAE, from the coding sequence ATGAGCAACGTCGAGGTCGAGTTCTATTGGCGGCCGGGGTGCGGGTTCTGCGCAGCGCTGGAGCGGCCGCTGTCGAAGAGCGGCTTCAACGTCCGCGCGATCAACATCTGGGAGGACCCGGCCGCGGCCGCGCGGGTGCGCGAGGTCGCGAACGGCAACGAGACGGTACCGACGGTGATCGTCGGCTCCCGGGCGATGGTCAACCCGTCGTTCGCGGAGGTCGAGGCGGCGGTCAAGGCAGCGTCGGCTTCAGCTTCGGCGGAGTGA
- a CDS encoding MBL fold metallo-hydrolase encodes MSAPAYGVLRQVSATASVLLENNPSSMTLEGTNSWVLRATPSSPAVVVDPGYRDLEHLELLAGIGAVELILLTHCHPDHAEGAPWFAERVGAPVRAFDPSLCVGTSSFVDGEEISAGGLSLRVLHTPGHTDDSVSLVLDGQVLTGDTILGRGTTVLHDLGDYLRSLRKLIELPPGTAGLPGHGPELPDLPTTAREYLAHREQRLDQVRSALKTLGADATPRQVVEVVYADVDRALWAPAEWSVQAQLDYLRSEENG; translated from the coding sequence GTGAGCGCCCCCGCGTACGGCGTGCTGCGCCAGGTGTCCGCGACGGCGTCGGTGCTGCTGGAGAACAACCCGTCGTCGATGACGCTCGAAGGCACCAACAGCTGGGTGCTGCGGGCGACGCCGTCGAGCCCGGCCGTGGTCGTCGATCCGGGCTACCGCGACCTCGAGCACCTCGAGCTGCTGGCCGGGATCGGCGCGGTGGAGCTGATCCTGCTCACGCACTGCCATCCCGACCACGCCGAGGGCGCGCCGTGGTTCGCCGAGCGGGTCGGCGCGCCGGTGCGGGCCTTCGATCCGTCGCTGTGCGTGGGTACGTCGTCCTTTGTGGACGGTGAGGAGATCTCGGCGGGCGGCCTTTCCCTCCGCGTCCTGCACACGCCGGGGCACACCGACGATTCGGTGTCGCTGGTCCTGGACGGCCAGGTGCTGACCGGCGACACCATCCTCGGGCGCGGCACGACGGTGCTGCACGACCTCGGTGACTACCTGCGTTCGCTGCGGAAGCTGATCGAGCTGCCGCCGGGGACGGCCGGCCTGCCCGGCCACGGCCCGGAGCTCCCCGATCTGCCCACGACCGCGCGCGAGTACCTCGCCCATCGGGAACAGCGGCTCGACCAGGTGCGTTCGGCCTTGAAGACGCTCGGGGCGGACGCCACCCCGCGCCAGGTCGTCGAGGTCGTCTACGCCGACGTCGACCGGGCGCTGTGGGCGCCCGCCGAGTGGAGCGTGCAGGCGCAGCTGGACTACTTGCGGTCGGAGGAGAACGGATGA
- a CDS encoding NUDIX hydrolase has translation MEQPTEFVFDIPVGAGVATRANADGPPATPKDAATVILVRDGADGVEVFLQHRVKGMPFAGGMTVFPGGGVDRRDADTSVAWAGPDPSWWASRFGCDDALARALTCAAVRETFEESGVLLAGSADAVLTDVTPYAAARQALETREVSLAGFLAGAGLTLRADLLRPWAHWITPEQEPRRYDTRFYVAKLPEGQEADGATSEASSSGWQRPEDAIADAREGRRMLMPPTWLTLSELAKFATADDVLNAPREIVRIAPTLVRENDQVRVVLEQR, from the coding sequence GTGGAGCAGCCAACGGAGTTCGTCTTCGACATCCCGGTCGGTGCCGGGGTAGCCACCCGCGCCAACGCCGACGGCCCGCCGGCGACGCCGAAGGACGCGGCCACCGTCATCCTGGTCCGGGACGGCGCCGACGGCGTCGAGGTCTTCCTCCAGCACCGGGTCAAGGGCATGCCGTTCGCGGGCGGGATGACCGTCTTCCCCGGCGGCGGGGTCGACCGGCGCGACGCCGACACGTCGGTGGCGTGGGCCGGGCCCGACCCGTCGTGGTGGGCTTCGCGGTTCGGCTGCGACGACGCGCTCGCGCGGGCCCTGACCTGCGCGGCCGTGCGCGAGACGTTCGAGGAGTCCGGCGTGCTGCTCGCGGGCAGCGCGGACGCGGTGCTCACCGACGTCACGCCGTACGCGGCGGCCCGCCAGGCCCTGGAGACGCGGGAGGTGTCGCTGGCCGGGTTCCTCGCCGGCGCGGGACTGACGCTGCGGGCCGATCTGCTGCGCCCGTGGGCGCATTGGATCACCCCCGAGCAGGAGCCGCGCCGGTACGACACCCGGTTCTACGTCGCGAAGCTGCCCGAAGGCCAGGAAGCCGACGGGGCGACGTCGGAGGCGTCGAGCTCCGGCTGGCAGCGCCCGGAAGACGCCATCGCCGACGCCCGCGAGGGCCGCCGGATGCTGATGCCGCCGACGTGGCTGACGCTGAGCGAGCTGGCGAAGTTCGCCACCGCCGACGACGTCCTGAACGCGCCGCGCGAAATCGTCCGGATCGCCCCGACGCTGGTCCGCGAGAACGACCAGGTCCGCGTCGTGCTGGAGCAGCGGTGA
- a CDS encoding RidA family protein, with amino-acid sequence MTWSDRLKELGIELPGVAAPLAAYVPAVQSGKHVYTSGQLPFVDGVLAATGKVGAEISPEEAKGHARTSALNALAAVDALVGIDNVARIVKVVGFVASAEGFTGQPAVVNGASELLGEVFGDAGIHARSAVGVAELPIGSPVEVELIVEVQ; translated from the coding sequence GTGACCTGGAGCGATCGGCTGAAGGAGCTCGGCATCGAGCTGCCCGGCGTCGCGGCCCCGCTGGCCGCGTACGTGCCCGCCGTCCAGAGCGGGAAGCACGTCTACACCTCCGGCCAGCTGCCCTTCGTCGACGGCGTGCTCGCCGCGACCGGCAAGGTCGGCGCGGAGATCAGCCCCGAAGAGGCGAAGGGCCACGCCCGCACGTCGGCGCTCAACGCGCTCGCGGCCGTGGACGCGCTGGTCGGCATTGACAACGTCGCGCGGATCGTCAAGGTTGTCGGCTTCGTGGCTTCCGCGGAGGGCTTCACCGGTCAGCCGGCGGTCGTCAACGGCGCGTCCGAACTGCTCGGCGAGGTCTTCGGCGACGCGGGCATCCACGCCCGCTCGGCCGTCGGTGTCGCGGAGCTGCCCATCGGCTCGCCGGTGGAGGTCGAACTCATCGTGGAGGTGCAGTGA
- a CDS encoding DUF4177 domain-containing protein, with translation MSATKWEYATVPLLIHATKQILDQWGEDGWELVTVLPNPSGEQHVAYLKRPKG, from the coding sequence ATGAGCGCCACCAAGTGGGAGTACGCCACCGTCCCTCTGCTGATCCACGCCACGAAGCAGATCCTCGACCAGTGGGGCGAGGACGGCTGGGAGCTGGTCACCGTGCTGCCGAACCCGAGCGGCGAGCAGCACGTCGCCTACCTGAAGCGTCCGAAGGGCTGA